DNA from Brassica napus cultivar Da-Ae chromosome C4, Da-Ae, whole genome shotgun sequence:
CTAACTATTTTCAGCGATGTATTTTTCCTTGTCCAGGCATTGGTGCCCCATTACGCTTTGAAGTTTCAGAGATTAAGAAGGTGAAATCTTGATTCAGTAGACTTTTCATCTTTTTATGGTCATCTCGTTGTATAGATTAGTGTCAAAACAAGCTTGATTGGATGATACtctgattttgttttaataatgttATCCCCTAGGGTAATTGATGATCTTCGGAAAATGGTTTGCAATTTCatgtataaattaagataaaatatgttatttttttatttatatttatctgcTACTCTctgaaagaaaaagatgaaatttGCAACTACTTACAATGTGGAGTACTTACGTATTTGATTGTCTGAACCTTGTTAGATATAGTTCACATTCCTGTGTCATTTTGTTATATCCGTACCGCTTATAATTGTTCTTTCTCATGCTGGCACTTTATATTCAACAGAATGCCATATTGAACTTAGCTATTTATATCCTGTTTCTGCTGACTCCAGAGTCCTAACTGAAgtatgatttaaaatatatgcgAGTTATTTGACTCTGTTATTGCAGGTGTATATCGACGaattcatatttcatatttaatatgCTTCAGGTCAGTTGCAGACATATCTTCTAATAGTACCCTTGCTTGATGCTACTTATTTGATTATGTGATTCGTAAACTCAACGTTCAAAATGCTAGAAATCCTAAGCAATTCATGTCATGTAATGATATCGATCATAATTACTTGGCAGTCTTTTGAGCCCCCTATAGACCTGAGTCAGGATCTTGATGGTTATGAAGACTCAAATCTTGATTTTGCTCCACATGAGAAATACATACTAGATGAAAGGCACGACTCCTCTTGTCAGCCAACCTTGACTAATAATAGTACACATGAGGAAGAAAGCAAAAGCATGCACGACTCAGTAAGAGGAACTCTGTCTAATGCTCTCAGATCAAGCCAGAGAAACTATGTCCTTTTCAATTATAATCgttaatttatttgtataaatgCAGGAGCTTCAGAAGAAGGATACTAATGATCCTCCCCCCAAGAATCACTCTGACGACGCAAGAAACAATGATGAGAGATATGATTGTGATGGAGACCATTTAAATCACGACCATGGCAATGTAATGTCAACTCGTATACTTTAAAACCTCAGTTCCTTCTAAAAATCGGGATGATCATTTGGTTATTGTATAAGTTATGTAAGATCTTAGGGTATCTTTAGTATTCTATCTTCAGAAAGCGTTCTACTGTCAAGCATATTTGCGTTTTGTAGTGTATAATGTTTTTGCCTAATCCATTTTATGACTATAAACTTGTCATACTAATTCATGTGATTTTTCTAATTCTAGtgttcctctcttttttttcataGGCACATGATTGGTTGGACCCATCGTTACAGACACATGTTCCTCTGGTTGACGTAGATAAGGTATGCTTTTGACCTTTAGTATGGCTGATGAAATCATAAATGTATTTAGAGTTCTTGTAATGTTTCAGAACAAAGGGTATAAGTTGACCTCTTCGAATTTATTCTCGAGCTCTATTAGATTCATTAGGCAGTTTTGACGATCTCATGTAGCTTTCTCTATTTGAGTGAATCCTTTTGATCTTAATTACATCTTACACGTATGCATGGTTTGTTGTTGCGTGTTTTGGTCACCGTTTACCAATCTAGTACGTTGAAATGTGCATGGTTTTGTTGTGTTCTAACACAGGTTCGTTGTATAATAAGAAATATAGTTCGAGACTGGGCAGCAGAGGTAACTGTGTTTCTTTTTGTCATGTTAATGTACTCAGATTCTTTCATCAGTCACATATTCAGAACTTGAGTTGTTAGTTGCATactctttttttacttttaggGTCAGAGAGAACGAGACCAATGCTACAAGCCTATTCTTGACGAGCTTGATTCTTTGTTTCCTGATCGTCAGAAGAAGAGGTACACCGTGCTAGTGATATTCTTTTGAGTGTCTGAGCTCCGCTTACAGAGTTAACTATGTGATTTGCAGCACACCTCCTAGCTGTTTAGTCCCTGGTGCTGGACTTGGACGTCTGGCCCTTGAAATTTCTTGTCTAGGTaatgccatggagaagtaaacTCTCTTGTTAGCTTCGATGATCGTAAGATAATATTAACAAATCTTGTGCATTGGAACAGGTTTCATAAGCCAAGGAAATGAGTTTTCATACTACATGATGATCTGCTCAAGTTTTATTCTGAATTAGTAAGAGAGTTTCTTACTTTCCtgaatatttatctttttaaactTCCTTATAATTTGCTCTCAAACTTGATTGTTTCAACAGTGCACAAGTGCTTAATGAATGGACGATATACCCCTGGATACACAGTAACTGCAACTCGCTCTCCGACAATGATCAACTACGGCCCGTTTCTATTCCTGATATTCATCCTGCAAGGTATGCCTTTTATCGAACTCAATTAAAAGTGATCAAGCAAGTTTGCATTGATTATTTCATGTAAACTACATTCACTATATGTCACGTGCGAGAGCAGTGCAGGAATAACAGAAGGTTTCTCTATGTGCGGTGGTGATTTTGTTGAAGTATACAATGAATCATGTCAGGCAGGTTAGAACTCGTGATTACTTGCTTTTGTTTAGACAATGTTTCATACTCAATACACCATTCGTTTGCTTATAATGCAATTGGTAACACTGAGTTTTCAGGAATGTGGGATGCTGTGGTGACTTGCTTTTTTATTGACACCGCTCATAACATCATTGAGTACATTGAAACCATATCCAAGATCTTAAAGGATGGAGGAGTAAATTATCTCTGTTAAACTTTCTCAACGCCTTTGATCTCTTAATGCTCCTGACTTGTCTAATATCAATTTTTCTATCAGGTTTGGATAAACTTAGGACCTCTGCTGTATCACTTTGCGGACACATATGGCCACGACAATGTAAGTATTGAACTTGTCCGAGAATCTCTCTGATAAAGTTGATATCACAATATATATTTCTGGCTTCACCTTTAGGAAATGTCAATCGAGCTAAGTTTGGAGGATGTGAAAAGAGTTGCTTCACAATATGGGTTCGAGATTGAGGTAATCTAACACAAGACACAATGACATTTCTCGTTACATCACATGTTCTCTTCCACACTCATTGCGTGTCCTTGACGTTTGCAGAAAGACAGAACAATTGAAACAACGTACACTACAAATCCTAGGTCTATGATGCAGGTTCAGATTTGTTCATGACCTTCTAAAGTTTCATTATATGTAATCTCTTATCTCAGTTTCATTTAtctctttctattttttgtgtttattttgttttgcagAACCGATACTATGCTGCCTTCTGGACAATGAGGAAAAAATGTGCAATAACAACTTAGCCAAATATCCCTTACAACGATATTCATTCTGGAGATTTTTTTGGTTGCATCTTGATTTTTTCTTGGAACTATTTGTTTTGTTGGTACAAACTACTCTACGATGTTCTCAGTTGATGAATAAAAGAACTTTCGTACTCATTGTCAACCTGTAACATGATATGGAGATTTATTTCCGAAATAAAGGTCGGTTTCCAAAGCAAATACTCAacgatcttaaaaataaaataaaagcttGTGCATTGAAAAAAATGTAGCTACGTTTGTTATTAGTAAAGCATACCGCgtgataaaaatataatttgatgcTTGGAAACGCAAAAATAAGTGACCAAATTAATAGAAATGGCGTTCCGTAGATTAAGgataggcctgggcgttcgggtcgggtttaggCCGGTTTCTTTCGGGTCCGAGTtttttcgggtcctaaatatttagatccaaaatgtatttagaaattttcggttcgggtcggttcttctcggatccgggtcggtttgggtctataattaaaatatccataaaatacccataatttttcgggtccgggtcgggtttgagtatttaggatctgaaaatgacatgatatacccaattccatcaactttagttgaatatttgtcaaaacaacttaaatgaaactattaataattaaaataaaacattttaaaactct
Protein-coding regions in this window:
- the LOC106397398 gene encoding uncharacterized protein LOC106397398, with protein sequence IKAQIENLTLFPRIILLLDEIKLHATVISSSEMTETTTAQAPETVTAGATETEMSRERDGEEEEKIRRQKKLEEALEAKSLRRIMSAYLNYPEAAEEDLKKWERSYRKLSPAHKALVPHYALKFQRLRRCISTNSYFIFNMLQSFEPPIDLSQDLDGYEDSNLDFAPHEKYILDERHDSSCQPTLTNNSTHEEESKSMHDSELQKKDTNDPPPKNHSDDARNNDERYDCDGDHLNHDHGNAHDWLDPSLQTHVPLVDVDKVRCIIRNIVRDWAAEGQRERDQCYKPILDELDSLFPDRQKKSTPPSCLVPGAGLGRLALEISCLGFISQGNEFSYYMMICSSFILNYAQVLNEWTIYPWIHSNCNSLSDNDQLRPVSIPDIHPASAGITEGFSMCGGDFVEVYNESCQAGMWDAVVTCFFIDTAHNIIEYIETISKILKDGGVWINLGPLLYHFADTYGHDNEMSIELSLEDVKRVASQYGFEIEKDRTIETTYTTNPRSMMQNRYYAAFWTMRKKCAITT